One Phocoena phocoena chromosome 5, mPhoPho1.1, whole genome shotgun sequence genomic window, AATATTAAAGCCACTATTAGTagggttttctgtcacttgcccGTGAACTTATTCCCACTTGATACCACAAGTACTGATGAATGCCCAGAAGTGAGCTCTTAGGTACCACTATCTAAGAGGAAATACTTGCAGTGAGCTACAGCTCAGTGATTTGTCACTGTAAGTAACAATCTAGAGGCCTATCTCCctcatcaccctgatagcaaagaGTGGACTAAGGATCTCTAAGTTTTGTAATAGCTACAAGAGAAGCAGAGAACTGTGAGATTTCTCAAGGTCaccaaaaggaagaaatttaaaaactgatccATTCAGCAAGAGCCTGTTATGCAGCAGGTATTTTGGCACACTGACTCTTGTACTTTCAAAATTAATCAAAGTACCATACGTACCATACACATTTTTATCACTCACCCCTTCTCAAATGAGACACGCTTCGTGTTCCAAAGATAGTAATAAACTTTTCTTCGTCTGTTCCCCATTTAAGTTCTCCAGCCTGAAACAAAGCCTGTGAAAATTTCAACCTCAGTTAAGAAATCGTTCTCCCATCTCATGTCCAGGTTCTTAATCACACTTGGGTTTTACTCCCCGAATATGAATTTGCCTGATTCATCATCTTATGTTTTTCAGTTCTGATGTCTCCTACTCTGAAACTCAGCTCACTCAGTCTGGGGCTACTTGGGAGCTTGCCACTAAACTGTGGCAAAGCGATAAAGCAGAGCAATGGTGCCAGGTTAAATGTCCCCAAAATGTCTACCATGACTTCCAATCATTCAGGAGTAATGATGTGGTTGGTGGAAAGTTCCGATTACCTCACTGCTGATACATCCATTTACAGACTGGGAAAGTTTAACTAGGAGCTAAGGGGTCTGCGTTTTCTGTTTTGCTTGCTCTTGTAGCTGTTCAGTAATACATGATAAAACTCCATATTCTCTCTTTACAACTGAAATTTAACCAATGCTAGCTACAAaaagttttcccatttgtaaaagaTCACAacgaatttttaaaacattgttaatacagcacagtgcctgacatacagcAGGCACTTAACATATACTTGTTGAATGGTTTGAGTGTCTACATTTACCTTtttacatggaaaagaatatatgcttTCCAATGTCCATATCATTgctgaaaaaattatatacaaacatCATCATTGAATCTGAGTCCACTTATTGGGTTGTAGATTATTTATTAAAACCCAAAGCATCAatctttaaaatgtctatactacccttTTAATCATTTCAAGGTAAGTATACCTATTAAAGCAAGCCAAATGCAATTTGCTGAGACTACTACTCCGAACTGCCTTTACGGCCACAAGTGGCAAAATAAATGATACGAGGTGATCAAAGCACGTGTTTGGATGTAGGAATTTTGATCACAGTATGTTTAAGAATATAGACTATGCTACTACAGATCTATTTTGTATTACACTTCCAGAGAATCATCTCTATGCTCaatattgaaattaatttattttaatgataaaaatacacAACATCAATCCTGGTCATGCGAGCATGCTCttcaaaactaaaaagagagggacttccctggtggtccagtggctaagactccacgctcccaatgcagggggctctgggttcgatccctggtcagggaactaagatcccacatgctgcaactaagagttcgcatgccacaactaagacccggcacagccaaataaatacataaataaaaatatttaaaaaaaaaaaaaaaaactaaaaagagtgtTACTACGAAAGTCATGCAAATATCTAAACCTTAGAACTATATCAGGGTGTTGTACACCTCTCTTAAGATAACTTTCTTAATCTAATTACAAAAATTACACATGTTCattgataaattttataaaacagagaaaaaacataaataaggaaatttaaattACCAAGAATATCAACATCCCAAAGATACTGGCTACTACCTCTAGTATGTTTTCCACACACAGATGAGATATACGTATACATTAATGCCTAAAAGTGGTGAAGGGCTTATCCTGTACAATACTGCAAGCGCTGCTGAAGCCTCCTTTCTTACCAATTGTTCTATATTTCTAGGGATGTTCTCTAGTAGCTGTAGCAGTTGTATGGAAAAACCTGGTGAGGTGGCTacttttaactataatctcttaattTTCTTGGAAGAATTATGTTTGGGATCATTACCTAGTCTCAAACTACTACTAACTGAATCATATGCAATGATAATGACGGTATCAACAtataaagcaatatttaaaagTCTTTTGTTTTGCCTTGTCTTAACGTTAAGGGTTAAATGAGGCTGCCCAATATCCACGGAGCTCTTCTGGATGAGGGACCCTCACACCTCCtcaccctcccccttccctcagaGGGGGCTTTACAGTTTAGCCCAAGCAGTTTGATAACCTCTGGTTCAGTGCAAAGTACAGAGGTTTTGGAATCAAAACAGAACTGGTCCTGTCCTATCTGTGAGTCTTAGatgagttacttaatctcttcttgagcctcagtgtcttcaccTACACAGTAGGAATAATATTTCTATAGAGTTATTAATGGAGATTATATAACTCACATAATGAATGCACTGAACAGTGTCAGGCAATCaatagcaggtactcaataagcattgattcccttctccctccttcctttaagAGTTCAACTTTCTCTCCAGAGAAAGCATAAAACAAGGATTTGGTAGGGCAGAAAGTAAAATCAGTTCAAcgcattaaaaatgttaaaaagttaaGTGAATTAACTACAAAATGTTCAATTCCCAGGTGAATGACTCATTGAGGCTTATCAAATCCCTGAAATAACAGGAATCCTCTTAGTGCCAGGTATCagtagggaaaaaaattcaaatgcttaTAAAAGGGCCCCTTAGTTGGATGACTCTCAATTAAGAAATCTGAAATTCCCATCAGTGATAACAGCCCAGGTACCCTTGCTACAAGGTATAAATGGGTGTGTTCCTTTTTTATAATGCTGAAAGGGTAATTGTTTTCAACAGGCTGAATTAATTAATAAGATTTTTATGAATCAAAGATCAACAGCCAGTCTGTATTCTGTGTTGTCCCTGGTCACTGAAAAGGTAAAGAAAGCCTGGATACTGTTTCAGGGGTATGTTAAAGTAACTTCGTAAGTCAGTTTTCAGATGTACCAAGTTTCCCCTTCAGGGTTCTGAATGGTCATATCCCCTGCAGCAGAGGTTAAGTGATGCCTATACAGCCTCAGTACTCAAAGTGCGGCCCCAGGACCGGCACGGGCATCACCTGagggcttgttagaaatgcagatcccaggccccacccagacctactgagtcagaatctgtaGTTTAAGGAGATCCCCAAAGGATTTATAGGcacattaaagtctgagaagcactgctctacagTGAGTGCTCCAAgcagagaaatcaatgaaaccgAGGTACAAATGTACTGTTCCCGTTCAGTAGCCTCACGCTGCAGCAGTGCTCTCATCACACCACCAGCTGTGCTGGGAAACCTGCCCACCCACCGCCCGCTAATGCAGGCCTCACTGCAGTCGTCTGAGACTATTAAGCTGCTCCTTTCACCGTGACCGCGACCCCTGAAAAGCATGCAGAAGTCCCAGTCCTGAGAGCAGGAGTGTGAGAGCCAGCACATCTCCTACAGACCCACAGACAGTGCAAGCCTGGAAAGCAACAAGCTCGTCTCAGCAATGAGCAAAGCCCCTAACAGCTTGGGAGGACGGGTTTGTAAGTAGGCCGGATTAAGCGAGATCTTTCCTTCCAATCTATACTTACTAAGCCTGTTTTACAGTAgcggaaaggagagaaaggagctaACGGGTAAGAACGCCAAGACTGTTGTCTAGTGAAAGAGGAAGGGCTTTGGGGTCAGATGGGCCCAGGTGGAAACTCCAGCTCCATTCCCACTCAGTGGGGGCCATAAGCTTGTTTCTCAAacccctgagcttcagtttccttatctagaaaacagaaatgatCCCCTCTATGTCAGAGTTATGCACTGGGTCACTCGTCAGCAACTCATAATTACTAAGTGCTAACCATATGCTAGGGGCAAAGGATACAGATTGAACTGACAGCTCAGAGTGCCCTGGGTGGTCAGTCAAGTAAATAGGCAGCTTCCATATTAGGTGGCAAGAACTGTGGCAGGAAGCTTGAGATGCTATAGTCTCCCCTGTAAGGAGCACCTGACACACACCTGGGGGTCAGGCCGGGAGACCTGAAAAGCAGCTAATTTGAGGACTGACCCCGGAAGAGGAATTATTTAAGGGACGTACActgttttttagatataatgctattgcacagtTACTgaagtatagtgtaaacataacttctatatgcactgggaaaccaaagtAATTCACGTAACTTGCTTTACTGTAATAGTCACTTTAGTGTAGTGGTCTAGAACCAAACCCACAacatctccaaggtatgcctatgAGAGACAGGACTACGATACGTGATTCTAGGAACCCAAGTAATTCCTTTATTACCATTTTCCAGTTTTCAGGTCTCATGTTTCAAATTTCCTAACACTTATTTCCTACATTTGACTACTTTATAAACCATACTGAGACGATAATGGAATTTAAAAGCCACTTAAGTACAAAATTTCATTAGGGAGTGACTAAAGAGCAACTGACAAAAGAACAATCCTGTTTAGGAGTCTATCAAAGGAAAGGTGGAGGAATTTTCAAATTCTACAATAACGTGTCATCTATTATGTAATAAAACACCATTTACCActaaagtattttttcttctttatccttttctacGAAGAGACTGCCACATTGGCAGTGGAATCCGTAACACCTGGTTTTCTTGTAAAATTCTCTATTTTGAGAATGTCCCATAATCTAAAGGAAAATAACATATCCAGGTGGAACTCATTATTtacatgtaatttattttatttcatttcagccTTGGGATAAAACATTTTGTTGGCCATCTACTTACATGGGTCTTATGATTTGTAAACGACCCGTTAGACTATTTTTAGATGCTATCACACATATTATGATTTGCCATTAGCAtggattcttttttcatttatgtcataATAAAGTCATCACAGATTAAGTCTCACTCACCTGAGCATCTTGTTCAACCTGTGCTTCATCAATTCCAGCATCAGGGTCTCTATTAGCCTAGAAGAGATAATATGTTATGTTATTGCATTACATGAGTATTTTTGTTCTAAAGAAAAAACAGTTCCACCTAATGGTTATGCACATAAAGCTTTTTCTCTTAGGAATTATAAGCATTAATTAAGATCTTATCAATCCTACAATATTTTTACATTATCACACAAACACTGTCCAAAACCAACCTGACCCTCTTGATTTTAAAATCTATGAATAAAAGAGGACAGTgatatccaaaataaaaaaacaaaaaactatgagTTAGCTATTACGAGTTCAGGTCAGATATTctgaaacacaaacacacactggcACCTCACAGCCAGAATCAAGCAAgtaccagaaataaataaaagaattttaagtgACTTGACTTAACTAGATTCAGACCAGTCCGGCTTCAGGGTTTTTAAACCACAAAGAGCCTCCACCCAATACCTGAAGGAGGACCACCAACATCCTCTGGTAGTACCCTGAAGTGTCCCCCACCACATCATCTTCCAGGCTCGAGCCATATTCTGCAACAGAATAATTTCACACTTATTTACAGCTTCTTTCAACTAGAAAAGGATATCTTGCCCCATTAATCAAATGGAAGagatataaaggaagaaatatttgattAGCATAATAGTTCATGCTTCTCTGAAGACTGAAGGCAAATGTTTTAAGTGGTGAGTggctggaagaaaagaaattaaagtctCCCAAAAGCACACAGTTCAAACCTAAATCATGACTCGGCCATTTAGAAATGCTCTCAACCAACGCAGTTATTAATCTGTTATTAATCAGATACATGATGGTACTGGAAAGTCTCTAAAATACAATCaatcttaattttaaactttgtttcacTTTCTTTCAAACGTTTTACATGATTCATCTCGAAAGGTCTTCCACTCTCAAatattctgagtttttttttcctttggggcaTGGCCATCCCTTCTCCTAATAAGATATTTTTCCTCTGCAACAAGTAAAGTTAACTCTGAGAGACagcagtgatattttaaaatatgccctTCTCCCCTCCATTCCCAGCTATTCGACAGACATAAAGCCACAGCAAAGGGGAAAACCAGGATCTACAAGAGTCTACAGGCACTTTTCACCGTCTCACAACCAGCTGCCATTGAAGGAAAGGAGGTATTACTCTAAGGCATTTAAACATTTCATCATTATTTGAAAGGAGACAAAGTTTAAAAGTTTGACACTTCTAAAGATACAAAAGAGATACATATCTATTTCAATCAGTTGCTCAAATACAAAACCCTGAAGGAATTTTTTATTCCTTCCTCTACTCCAACACCTATATATAATCAACCATCAAATCCATTTATATTTCTCCTCTGATTCGCCTCATACCTCCCACCAGCCTAGGCTGAGCCATAACTGCCCAGCTTACCTCTCCCAACACAGCTACCTCATCAGCCTCCTAATTCAAACCTTCTTCCCGACCTCAATTGTCCCTTTAATACTCTACTATCCATTCAGGAGCTTACAATGCTTTTGAACCAAGTCCAAACTACTAATCCAGTCATACAAAACCATCTGTAACAGAGCCTAACTGCACTTATTCAGTTTATCTCCACAATGGACATGCACATTCCCTCCACTACAGTCACATTCTCTTTGTTCCCTCAGTATACTTTTGTCAAACTGGTCTCCATGCCATGGCAGACAGTGGGTGGACCTTGACCAAAAATGCCTTCTTCACCCACTCGAAACCTACCTAGTCTTGAAACCCTGGCTCATCTGACTGCACTGTGAAGAAGCCTCTCCTTACATCCAAAGCCAAAATGACCTCTTCTCTGAATGAATTCTTTCATTAAACATGTTCGATGTTTGAATTTTACTATCCTGTAACTCTTGCAGCTTTTTCTAAGTCATGTCATCCCTAAATAGACTGcaaactccttgaggacaggagcTTTGTCAAGTGCATCTTCTGCATCATTCATGACAGCCAGTACGCTGCAGGACACATAGCAAGTGTACAATAGCACGGCTGACTGGGTGGACCACACACAGTTACTATACCTCTTGTGGCACGCCATCTGTCACCCGGCAGCACAAAGCCTCATTCATCAATGTCAACAACCCCAGAAGGAGATATGTGAATATTGTATCAGGTAAAGACTCAAGCGTGATCACCTGCAGCTGAGATACATGTAGCACCTCTGCCTTAGTGGTTGGGTCCTATCCAACTACAAAAAGAGGAGCAGGAAAGAAAGATTCCAGCGCTTCAAAAGGTAATtgttgggctcccctggtggcgcagtggctgagagtccgcctgctgatgcgagggacacgggttcgtgccccggtccagaaagatcccacatgccatggagcaggctgggcctgtgagccatggccgctgggcctgcgtgtccggagcctgtgctccgcaacgggagaggccacaacagtgagaggcccgggtaccgcaaaaaaaaaaaaaaaaaaaaaaaaggtaattgttTAGTGGCCATAAATTTCACACCATTCTAACTTGCTGGGTTACACGGTCATTTCTAAGATTAACCAACTAATGCCAAGATAGGGACCCATTTTCCTAGCTGCAGGCACTAGGCTTGGAGGTCTGTTGACTGAGCTGACAATCTGGACAGTCTGATCCTCCTAAGTCACGCAGAGAGCAGTCTTTTACAGAAAATCTGATGAGAAAAGAATTccctacttttactttttattacattttcttggTTCCATTAACAGGATATGCTTCAGACTGAAATATAGGTTTTTTTTCacacaaagaaattttaaaaatccaaaagaaaagaCACCAAAAAGAAGGTCAAAATGCAGAGTAGTCAAGCACTCCCCTTAGCTAGAATGTCATACATTTACTCAGACATTATTGACTCTGATTTGGAcaaggtttcttttcctttttagtaaTTCGTAACTTCTACCAacataaaactgaaatttttaaggaagaaaaaccaCTTACATTTTAAACTTAATGTGAAAGAGACAACCTGTATATCCTAACACTGACTGTAAATCCTATATGAAAATAAGTCCTATCCTCAACAGAAGTTTCTTACAAATACTAAAGTAGTTATAGGTATagaaaaaggcagtctcttccCTACTGAAAGAGAAACTAGCTTGAATTGTTGCTTATTTGTTTACTCATTCCTTCACTCATCCAGAAATCACGTATGGCCTGCCCTCCTATAACTCCAAAGAACTCCATTCACTTTAGAGAAATGACAAAGTGACAGCGGAAGTGAAGGGAGATGTAATTCAAAACAGTTACCTTCTTCATAAACCTGCTTTATGGCTCTCAGTTCTTCAGGTGTCCTTGAAGCAATAATTTCTGTCAGGACTTTTTCATTTGTCCCAGCTCCCTGTttggagatttatttttaatagaaaaaaacatgttaataagattaaaaagaaagtgattttcCTGGAACAGATGTTACCCCAActgcataaatatgtatatattatccAACATAACGTTCACTTTCTATATGAGTTCTATTAGTTATAGAAATACGaaatttcaaattagttttctttccaaagacaattttatccttttttgcctaatgaaaaaaatgtttattgtatgAATGTGTCTACATATATGACATATAACAGATTAcataaatttgtaattttatcAGTTTAATTCTAAATAGTTTTAAAGggaaacattttaatgaaacaggaaataataaaaaggctgaaagagtaaaaatgaaaacttcacaTAAATTTACATGGAAGAACACTGACACTTAAACAATATGTACCTCAAAACATAAACAACCCTGCCCTCAAATTAAGTTCTCTATGGATCACAGGGAAATTCTGCAACacaggtaaaaataaatatagcatgGCTTGGTTATTAGGAATCAGTTATTGGATCAGCATAAAGGAATTGGGACTTgctttctggatttttaaagaataattgtagttggttttcctttttctcattataaGTCATATCTACACTACTAAATTAGAAGGTACAAGCAATGACATAGCtgaacttaattttaaaagatagcatATTTAAGCCTTAATTTCCTTATATTTCTGTTGCTTTACCAAAAAATCAAACACTGAAAGAACTAGGTTTATGCTCGGGCAGAATTTTAGCTACTGCTAATATTTCAGAAGGCTGCAAAAATGCCCGTTTCCAATaacttaagattttatttattccaaAGAATCATTGTAGGAAAATGAAGAAGCACAGAAAGGTTCCTAACTTGATaaaccctctcctccctccacctgAGCTACATCATCTCCTTGTTGTTAATTTCAGTTTGTCCATTCAAAACCTAACTACTAGTGACTGAGTTATTCCCTGTCCCATAAGTCTAAACAAATGATTCAATGTAATCACATTTATACAACATTGCAAACACCAGGCAAGGGAATATACATTTAGTTACTTGCTAcaatgaaattatatcaagtttACCAGCTGCTTCATTTCAGTATTTAGAAgtacaggaaagaaggaaagggtatTAGAAAATCTTTCTTATCTCAAAATTCTCTCCAAAGCTTCATCTTCTATGCTAAAACGATTAACAATATTATTGTTCCCTAATCAGGCAACTTTCTAAActaaaagataaaatacctaatctgtaacattttaaaaacatatctcagggcttccctggtggcgcagtggttgagggtccacctgccgatgcaggggactcgggttcgtgccccggtccaggaagatcccacatgccacagagcggctgggcccgtgagccatggccgctgagcctgcgcgtccggagcctgtgctccgcaacgggagaggccacaacagtgagaggcccgcgtaccgccaaaaaaaaacaaacaaaaaaaaaacacaaacaaaaaaaccatatctcaaaattagaaaacaagcatGAAAATAAAGTACAAAAGGCTGTAAAATACACTAAAATTTTAAAGACCCACTACTACTGAGTTAACTATACAAAAAGACTAAATGACACActtgtcattttctctttccttttcttattgcCTCCTACGCAGTTTTGTCCTTCAAGAAACCCTCAGTGAAATAATtcaatttgttttaatataaaaataccataacctgctgtataaaaaaaattaaataaaattaaaaaaaagaaatagctgttAGAACAGCTAATTGTCATGTATAATGGCTGTAATAGACTGATGTGATGATTTATAtgttccaaaatataaataaataaaataaataaaataaataaataaaaataaaaataccataaagTAATTACCAACACAAAATAATATTATACACATGACAGGAATATTCCTCGCACTCATCCTTTCACCTTAAGAGCATGCTTCAGTTCATAGGCATCGTAAAGCCGAGAGGGTTTCATCAGAGCCacaattaatttttcaaattttccagtCAGTTCTGATTTCAGGTCATCCAGAAGGTCCTAActcacagaaaatataaattggtTAACCATGCAGAAATTTTAAGGAGGTTCTTCTTAAATATGAACAATAGCCCTTTGCTCTAATGAATTCTTTCCATTGCTATCTCCAAGTAGAAGACACATGAGCTAAACAACACCCTGTGGCTTTTAATAATGTACTTTTGACATCTGACCTTAACCTAAAGCAAAGCCCCTCATGTGTCAAGGTACttgtttttaagatgtttttcttaatctcagagattttaaaaaatgaatgctttttataaaaactatttattttaaaatattttaaaataagcctaaaatattttaaaaatactcttctgAGAAACATGTCTAtctcaaaaaaataatttctccaaaATATCATAATGCATTTTTACAAAGGACAAAATTTGGCCTATCATACCTGAACAaaacaatgttttcttttctctccatatCTAGTGATATTCTAATACATACATAATAGACTATGTTCATTACTATGCCCCTGACTACTGCAGGACAGCTGCTATTTTGGGGAACTTGCataattataaagagaaaagcaGTATTTCTCATCCATTTCAGTTTCAGCACACAGGCAACTAGaatttgtgtttaaaatacatgctttttttttttctttgcatttgtttCTCGAAATAATGAACACAAATTTTCAGAATAAAGCTACATTTAAGTTTTTCATGTCTGTACTAATTCATTTAGcgacaaatttaatttttactttgaattGTTAATCAAATAAGAACATTTAAATCAATGAATTAAAAACTCATTTATTAAAGTATCACTCCAAAAGGAACCAAGTGTGACTGTGTCAGAGCAAAACATATTTCAATACAGGTTTACAcctggaaactaatacaacaatcCTGAGTGGGAAatacagaaggaaagaagggcagTTATCCCCATTGGGATCTTTCGGCACCTATACAGTGTCAAGTGAGGAAAAACAGTCATATGAGGATAAGTTGAGTGAGCGTTTTAACCAACAGCTGATAACTAAGAaacaaactagaaaagaaaaaaggaggaatagGAAAGTCAGAATCATAAGATTCATGATATTTACAAAAGAATATTAGTAGATTTCAAACTAGTCTTAAAAGAGAAAGCTGCTCTCACATGCCACCTTGGGATGAAGTACAGTCTTACCCTGCCAAACAGAGTTTTAAAAGCCATAGCGATCTCCTGGCGCTGAGCATTACTGCGGGATGTCAGCAGAGTCAGGATGCTCTCCTCATCGGT contains:
- the ANXA5 gene encoding annexin A5 codes for the protein MAQALRGTVTDFPGFDERADAETLRKAMKGLGTDEESILTLLTSRSNAQRQEIAMAFKTLFGRDLLDDLKSELTGKFEKLIVALMKPSRLYDAYELKHALKGAGTNEKVLTEIIASRTPEELRAIKQVYEEEYGSSLEDDVVGDTSGYYQRMLVVLLQANRDPDAGIDEAQVEQDAQALFQAGELKWGTDEEKFITIFGTRSVSHLRRVFDKYMTISGFQIEETIDRETSGNLEQLLLAVVKSIRSIPAYLAETLYYAMKGAGTDDHTLIRVVVSRSEIDLFNIRKEFRKNFATSLYSMIKGDTSGDYKKALLLLCGEDD